Genomic segment of Juglans microcarpa x Juglans regia isolate MS1-56 chromosome 7S, Jm3101_v1.0, whole genome shotgun sequence:
tatatttaattttgttaattaagGCATTGTACTTACAATTTGTTGTGATGATCGTGGATGCCTCAAAGAATTTATCATTAGTGAAACTGTAGggaaaaaaagttgtattatttgtaataaatggTTAAAACAATGGAAGGACCTGACTTTTGCTGACTGCTTCTCTTTCGGAGGTTTTGGCTCTAAGTTCTAACCCGCATGCTAAATAATCTTTTGGGAGCGAAACTAACATTTATAAGTAATGagattgttttgaaattttgtatCTATGAAAACAGAATTagtatttcaaattctttcatGTACTTAACATTTCTTGTTTGTATTGAAATtgcactttctttttcttttttaacattaGGGAAAGAAAAATCTGTTAGAAAACTAATTTCTTTATTGGGAGATacatgtcaaaaaaaaaaaaaaaaaattctttattaGGAGGAATGGTCGACTGATCTAATGGAGGAACGGCTTCATGACATGTTATAAGCAGAGGTACTTTAAACCAAGAATTATGTTGTAGgaagtattttatttcattttctttctaagcCTAAGAAGTATATTATTGATCATAAAGAAAAGCTCCTCCTTGACATTCATAATGTACCCCTAGCTTTAAGCTTCTTGAGAAATCCACTAATTGAGTTGTCATCGAATCCGGTCACTGGCAACACACGACTATATAGAaagtttaattaattggttGCTTATATTAGAGGATGTGCTGTAATAGTTCTAATGTTATTGATTCTATACATATACTGATcttgtctatatgtttaatcATTGATGTTCATCAGAGTGGTGTCATATTAGGTCCTTCAGTTCTTGGGCGCAGTGCAGAATTTGCAGCCAACGTTTTCCCAACTAAAGGGAACACTTTGCTTGAGACCTTCGCAATTTTTGGTTTCATGCTTTTTATCTTCCTAATTGGCGTGAAGATGGACCcaactatcatttttaaatCAGGTAAAAGGGCAGTGGCAATAGGACTTTTAGGCTTCTTTGTTCCGTACGCATTGGCTGGACTTGTTGCCTTTGTCCTCCAAAAATCTCTATCACTGGATCATGATCTTTCCACCATGCTTCCGCTTCTGGTAGTACTCCAGTCTCTGACTGCCTTCCCTGTTATTGCTTGCTTTCTTGCCGAACTCAAACTCCTCAATTCAGAGATTGGAAACCTGGCATCATCTTCTTCAATAGTATGCGATATATGCTACTGGTTTGTTATGGCAGTGAGATTTGCGACAAGAACTACAGAGAAGTCTCTGGCAATGTCAATTGGGACCTTTTTCTCAGCTGCActctttatcattttccttgtgTTTGGAGTCCGTCCAGGAGTTATGTGGGCTATTCAACATACCCCTGAAGGAAAACCTGTAAAAGAAATATACTTTTTTGCAGTTATTGTAGGTGTTATGGTCTGTGGATTTATGGGTGAAGTTATTGGCCTAAGTTCTTTTCTGACATCTTTCCTTTTGGGCTTGGTCATACCAGATGGTCCACCCTTAGGTGCCGCATTAGTAGAGAGGCTTGATTGTTTTGTTTCAGCGTTGCTCATGCCTATCTTTTTTACCACATGTGGACTAAGGATGGATGTTTTCGccataaaaaagttgaagaatgTGGGCGTGATTCAGTCACTtgttctcatttctttttttgggaAGACAATAGGGACAATGTTGCCTCCTATCTTCTGCAGGATGCCAATCCGAGATGCCCTCTCTTTTGGTCTTATCATGAACTCCAAAGGCATTGTTGAACTTGCTGTGTTGATTGGCTGGAAGCTAGAAAATGTAAGCCATCATATTCCCTATCACTTGATACCTCAAATGCATGGTCTTATGGCATACTGAACTTCTGTTTGTACTTGTATTTATGTTTGGCACCATACAAGTATGATATCTTCCCCTtctattttcacaaaattaaggATATAAAGTCATATATGGCATTTTCATGAACGAGTTACCGATgagaaaataaacacatgacAAGGAACTAGACTAGTGCTCCAAGCTAGAAGAGTATTCCTTTGATATACTTAACTATACTAATGTGCAGGTCATCAACGAAGAATGCTTCGCCATTATGATTATCTCTGTGGTGATTGTGACAGGAGTTATCTCACCCCTTGTGAAAGCCCTGTATGATCCTTCAAGGAGATTCATTGCTTACAGAAGGAGAACTATTTTGCACCATAGGCGCAATGAGGAACTGCAGATCCTTGCTTGCATTCACAAGCAGGACAATGTCCCAGCAATTTTCAACCTTCTTTCTGCCTCTAACCCCACCAAAGAGAGCCCCATTAATTTAGTTGTACTCCACCTAGTCAAGCTTGTTGGTCGTGCGTCCTCCCTACTCATCACCCACATGCCTCGTGAGAAGCCTTCTCAACACCCAACTGAATCAGAACGAGTCTTCAATGCATTCGAAAAGTTTGAAAGATATTACTCTGGCCATCTTAGAGTGCACTGTTATAAAGGCATTTCCCCGTATGCAACAATGCACAATGACGTGTGTTCCCTAGCTCTCGAGAAGAGAACAACCTTCATAATCATCCCTTTCCACAAGCAGTGGGTTATTGGGGATAGAGTAGAGTCCTCTTATGCTTTCAGGCACCTGAACAAGAATGTTCTTGATAAGGCTCCTTGCTCTGTTGGAGTGCTCATCGACCGTGGGAAACAGAGGAAACCTTGGTCTGTAGTTGGACCACCAGCATTGTATCGGGTGGCTGTGCTCTTCTTTGGTGGTGCAGATGATCGAGAAGTACTAGCATATGCTGGACGCATGTTGGAGGATTCTAATGTTCTAGTCACACTTCTTCGTTTCTATTCTTCAGCTGAGGTTGTTGGGGGTACATCAAGGAGCAAGATGCTCGATACCGATATCTTGAGTCAATTTAGGCTTAATGCCTTTCGTAATGATCGAGTTTCATTCCAGGAGGAGATGGTGATAAATGGAAATGACGTGCTTGCTGTACTGAAGTCAATGGAAAATGCTTATGACCTTGTTATGGTTGGGAGACGTCATCAGGAGTCACGGTTGATGTCTGACCTTAGGCAACAGAACGAGCATGGAGAGTTGGGAGCAGTGGGAGAGATACTTGCAGCCACAGATTTTAGAGGTGCGGCTTCAATTTTAGTGGTGCAACAGCAGACCAAACTCTGGGGGTTGCATGACCCAGAGGATTCAACGCGATTGAGAAGAGTAAATATATAGGAgtttttttttgtcatatatatatatatattttatattttttaggattttgaaTATATTGTTCAATTGCCTGTAGActtacttcattttcttcatggCATGCATAGagatatgtatatttaaaacGGGATAAGTAATGAGAAGCAGATTTCATATTGCATGTCTTAGACTTCTACTTCAAAGCATTCGAAAGATTTGGACTTCATGTTATGCTAATGCCAATATATTTGTATTAACTCAGGAAGGAGTTTCAAGGTATAAACTCTATATGATTAATGGCTAGTTAGCTCTACTATGTACTAATATGATCCATATAACaacattacaaatttcaaaacatttttgaattgagaaattctatttacagtctcGAGTGAGGAACTGTATGTGCAATCCCATTGACGAATGAGGGTAAAAggaaatatatttgaatatgtatgtgtatgtgcaAGGCTATTGATGTTGGTGGAAATGAATATGAAATTCTATTTTACCATTGCTAATTTCCCATTTAACTCATTTAGTTGGATCTTCATATACAGTCCACCAATTACATCAATGGATTAAAAGGCCAAGTACTACTTTTTGCCCCAGAATGCATGCAGTGCATTCCCGAAATATCATAAATTTTTGGTAGAGTTTTGCAGCATAGATTATGTTTTCTTGGCTGAATTTCTAGATGGCAATTATTTGTGTAGGCATCTGCACACTGATTAATGACCCTCCatctccccttccccttccccatGCACTCTTAAAAAGTGGACTTGTAAGAGCTATATATTGATATAGTTTGCCAAAGTAAAAAACATGagttgagaaaacaaaaataaaataaaaagatcactaataattttgaataaaaaataattcaactaaatatattgttttcttttagtaattatatataatttttaaataaattttatagtgTTGTGGAAGTTTTACTTATTTGCATGGCCAGCTGAAGCGTTGTCCCTGGTCACAGTAATTTGTCTGGGTTGACCAACAAACTCTCCCCCTCTCCCGTCTATcctcacatctctctctctctctctctcgatctcgaTCTCGAGCGCTTGCTAAATATATGTCTTTCATTAGGgacccttttatttattttttccttaattaatttttaagctAGCGAGCTGATgatcttcgtcttcttcttaaTTCGCTTGTATTCTCTTTTAGACCTCCTTCAAcattaatacatacatatatatatatatatatatgtatggcaTCAATCAACAAAGAAACTGGTATGACTGTTGGGACAGTCACTGGGCCATTTTCTAAAGAAGGCATGGTATGCCAATACCCACACATGATGATCTCCTCCAACGTCGGCACACGGTTTGGAAATAATCCTTTTGACAACATATTTCCTACTTTTCTAGCCcagattgtttttattttctggcTTACCAGAATCGTTTACACCTTTCTGAAACCTTTGAGACAAAGTATTCTCTCTGCACAAGTTGTGGTAATTTACATTTCAAGTAGTTTCAAATATGGCTCTATATATTTCGATTGATTACAACTTTTATTTATGATCAGTATTTAATTTGTGATTACACATAATTAACTTCTACCAGGCTGGTATAATCATGGGTCCAACAATTCTTGGGCGTTGCACCAAACGGCCAATGCAGAAGCTGTTTCCAATGGCAGGCAAAGTGGTACTTCAAACTGCTGCAAACGTTGGCTTTAATCTTCATCTCTTTCTATTAGGAATAAGGATGGAtgctagaattttgaaaaaggcAGGTGGTTCTGCTGCTCTTATCGGCACCATGGGTTATGCGATGCCTTTTACATTCGCTGGACTAACCTATTACACTGTCAGCCATGTCATAACCTTAGACCGCACCATTACAACTTCCATTCCTTTTATCATTGCTATTGGTTCCATTTCCACCTTTCCCGTCATCACCAGCCTCCTTGCTGATCTCCAAATCCTCAACTCTGAGCTTGGAAGATTAGCAACTTATATCTCCATAATCGGTGATCTTTGGAGCTTTGGCACAATTCTAACCACGACAACATTGGGTTTAGTTGCTCGTGGCTCTAAATGGATGTCATTCTGGGCTCTGTTTTGGGTCACCATCTTCGTGACCACTATCATATTCGTTTTCCGGCCATTCATTGTATGGTTAACGAAACGCAACTCAGAAGAAGAAACCATGCGGGAAACACACTTCATTATCGTTCTTCTGATTGTGATGGCGTGCGGATTTTCTGCTGAAGTTATTGGTCTGCACGCTGCCTTTGGGTCTTTTCTGTTGGGAATTGCTTTGCCAGACGGGCCGCCACTCGGTTCAGCATTAGTTCAGAAGCTTGATACTATAGCAACTGGGCTGCTCCTTCCAGTTTTCATTGCGATAAGCGGTTTGCAGACGGACTTGTTGTCGGCGGCAGTAGGGCACTCTTCAGCAATCACCGAGTTATTCATCGTTTTGGGCTATATAGGGAAGTTCATTGGTACACTTCTGCCTGCGCTTTTCTGCGGTTTGCCCTACTGGGAGGCCGTAACTCTCGCGTTAATCATGTGTTGCAAAGGCGTCATAGAGGTTGCTGCATACATTATGTGGAAGGATGCCGGTgtaacttctctctctctctctgaacttGAGCATCTATTACATTCCATGTACGTAGTCAAAATATgcaaacacaaaattacaaaaatataaacaatagcgaaatggaagaagaaaaagtttgaatattgtAAATGCATAAAGAGtgtaagaataatatatatttgagaaGTGCATTCTACCGCCATagtttcacaaaaataaatccacaaattaacatgacttcatatgatatgttagatgaTCTACTTTCTAGTAAAAATAGCTTTACAATATAACGTATTACATCAAATTACttcagtttgtggatttatttttgtgggatctttttatgactaaaacatttatcaTTTGGTGTCCTTATATGAATGTGATTTACTTATGTCGCTAATTATGAATTGTTATTATCTGACTTGCTAGTTATTTCAGGACtaggttaatttttttatgcaaaatcaaAGTGGCATACAAGAAAAACTGCCATCTATGGAtagttatttgatgaaaatgaCCATATGCGATGAGGtgcaaaataattaactaaatttaGAATCTCTCTAGAAGAGATTACTCAATGTTATAATTTTGTTCTCCACAATTTTGTTTGAacaatttgataataatttttatcgTGTCATGATCAACTTATAATGTCCGTCTAGTACTTCAACACGTACGTACAcagctaattatatataaatatatagttctTGGCTTCTCTTTTTACTCAAAGCAAGGTTTGGAAACTTTTTCATGATCACTAATACATGAGAAATATATagtttcatttaataaattcaattttaagtaaagttagtatatatatatatattttataatcaaagttagtatatactttttaattaaatgataatattaattaatgttcatcatgcatgcatgcgcagATCATAGACGACCAAGTCTTTGCCCTTTTGTTAGTGACGATGTTGATTGTATCTGGGGTAGCCAGGCCCATGGTAGCTCACCTTTATGACCCATCAAAGAGGTACATGGCCTACGCGAGAAGGACCGTGCTTGAATCTCGTAACAGCATTCAGCTTCGACTTCTGATCTGTGTCCACCAGGAAGACAATGTTCCTACCATTTTAAGTCTTCTTGAAGCCTCGAATTCCACCAGATTAACCCCAATGTCCATCTTTGTCCTACACCTCATGGAGCTAACCGGCAGCGCCGCTGCCGTACTTGTCCCCCATCTCCGTACTCAAAGCAAATCCACTCCTAATGCTACTAGTGCAGAACATACTGTGTCTGCTTTCCAACAGTTTGAGCAGCAGCATCAAGGGAATGTAGCAGTGCAGCATTTCACTGCAATTGCGCCATATGCAAGCATGCACAATGACATTTGCAGTATTGCACAAGACAAGAGAACCACAATTGTGATTCTCCCCTTTCACAAGCGTTGGGCAATTGATGGAAGAGTTGGATCATCCAACGCTTCCATCAGGACCGTCAATCTCAACGTCATCAACAAGGCACCATGCTCAGTCGGAGTCCTCATCGACCGGGGACAAATCGGCGGTAAGTGGTCTTCTTTAACATCCAGGTCGTCGTATCGTGTTGGTTTGCTATTCTTCAGTGGTGCAGATGATTTGGAGGCTTTTGCCTATGGCAGACGCATGGCGCAGCATCCCCACGTCAACCTCACAGTGATTAGATTCTTGCATGAATGTAAAACTCATGAAAAGAATCTTGAAGATGAGTTGATCTGTGAGTACAGGGCAAATGCACTCATGATGGGAAATAATCACTATAAAGAGAAGATTGTGGGAGATGGAGTAGAAACTACGCAGGCAATCCATGCTATGGAGGGTGATTTTGATTTAGTAATCGTGGGCAGGTGCCATGAACCCAACTCACCGTTTATAAGAGGGCTGAGCACAGAATGGAGTGAATGCCCTGAGCTTGGGCTGATCGGAGACATATTGGCCAGTTCGGATTCCCAGTTTTCAGTTTTGGTAGTGCAGCAACAACCGGACGGAAATATGCCGCCAGGGATGCTCTCCACCGTGACGtctaaaaataaatcttttggtTCAAAGTTGGCTAGTGAATTTTCAGATGGTGAAGATTTTACACCAGATTACTCTAAACTAGAGGTAGGGGAATGAAGGACAAACATGATGTTCTTAATTTGTGcctatgttttttcttttcttttctttttcttttctttctcaattttcCAAACTACACATACAATTTCTTGTTAATATACTAAAGACGTGCATACTTCTTTATCTCTAATTATTAGATCTACAACTTCACCCGTGATGATTTAGGGCTCCATATTAGAATAGTtggtaaataatagtgaaatagattgtgaataataataaaatagtttgagaatatatgagaatacCTGAAAATAGTTGTATTCCCAATTAACAGATCCTAAATACACgttccttcttctcttttttagttttataaagaGATGATTCATTCGTATAAGTTTAAATATGCAAACTTAGGTTATGTTTGGGAGCTTAGAccatcttaaattattttactattatttacaaacagtttattattattcataaattattagctagtatttttttactatttataaattattttattatcttttactGATAATCTGAGATATTCTTAACAAATATACCcttaatttttcttgatatgtagGATGTACATGAAAAATAAGGAATTGTGCATGGAAAGGGAATGATATCATCAAATGTACGTTTTCAAAGCTTTTTGCccttttaactaattattatatttataggtCGTAACAGAGGGCGCACTCACCGCATtatgctaaaaaataaaaaaaaagtgtaaaactCAGTATAACATATGACAAGAAGTTATACATCCAGATCATCAAGTGGAAAGTGCAACAGCCAACCTCGCTTTAATAAGATCATTTGATCATTTTACCAAGGAAAATGCTACTGAGCCGCTCCAACCTTACCAATGGAGCTTACCACTTGACATGGATATACCACGTGTTAAGAtgtttaaaagagaaaaagacagA
This window contains:
- the LOC121240748 gene encoding cation/H(+) antiporter 15-like; its protein translation is MGTDKLVHVEAIRVGGQGKAGVSYICNTLGQINSRGLWFGDNPLDFHVPLLLLQLSLISIFYRTLHFFLKPFGQPSIVSQILSGVILGPSVLGRSAEFAANVFPTKGNTLLETFAIFGFMLFIFLIGVKMDPTIIFKSGKRAVAIGLLGFFVPYALAGLVAFVLQKSLSLDHDLSTMLPLLVVLQSLTAFPVIACFLAELKLLNSEIGNLASSSSIVCDICYWFVMAVRFATRTTEKSLAMSIGTFFSAALFIIFLVFGVRPGVMWAIQHTPEGKPVKEIYFFAVIVGVMVCGFMGEVIGLSSFLTSFLLGLVIPDGPPLGAALVERLDCFVSALLMPIFFTTCGLRMDVFAIKKLKNVGVIQSLVLISFFGKTIGTMLPPIFCRMPIRDALSFGLIMNSKGIVELAVLIGWKLENVINEECFAIMIISVVIVTGVISPLVKALYDPSRRFIAYRRRTILHHRRNEELQILACIHKQDNVPAIFNLLSASNPTKESPINLVVLHLVKLVGRASSLLITHMPREKPSQHPTESERVFNAFEKFERYYSGHLRVHCYKGISPYATMHNDVCSLALEKRTTFIIIPFHKQWVIGDRVESSYAFRHLNKNVLDKAPCSVGVLIDRGKQRKPWSVVGPPALYRVAVLFFGGADDREVLAYAGRMLEDSNVLVTLLRFYSSAEVVGGTSRSKMLDTDILSQFRLNAFRNDRVSFQEEMVINGNDVLAVLKSMENAYDLVMVGRRHQESRLMSDLRQQNEHGELGAVGEILAATDFRGAASILVVQQQTKLWGLHDPEDSTRLRRVNI
- the LOC121240749 gene encoding cation/H(+) antiporter 14-like is translated as MTVGTVTGPFSKEGMVCQYPHMMISSNVGTRFGNNPFDNIFPTFLAQIVFIFWLTRIVYTFLKPLRQSILSAQVVAGIIMGPTILGRCTKRPMQKLFPMAGKVVLQTAANVGFNLHLFLLGIRMDARILKKAGGSAALIGTMGYAMPFTFAGLTYYTVSHVITLDRTITTSIPFIIAIGSISTFPVITSLLADLQILNSELGRLATYISIIGDLWSFGTILTTTTLGLVARGSKWMSFWALFWVTIFVTTIIFVFRPFIVWLTKRNSEEETMRETHFIIVLLIVMACGFSAEVIGLHAAFGSFLLGIALPDGPPLGSALVQKLDTIATGLLLPVFIAISGLQTDLLSAAVGHSSAITELFIVLGYIGKFIGTLLPALFCGLPYWEAVTLALIMCCKGVIEVAAYIMWKDAGIIDDQVFALLLVTMLIVSGVARPMVAHLYDPSKRYMAYARRTVLESRNSIQLRLLICVHQEDNVPTILSLLEASNSTRLTPMSIFVLHLMELTGSAAAVLVPHLRTQSKSTPNATSAEHTVSAFQQFEQQHQGNVAVQHFTAIAPYASMHNDICSIAQDKRTTIVILPFHKRWAIDGRVGSSNASIRTVNLNVINKAPCSVGVLIDRGQIGGKWSSLTSRSSYRVGLLFFSGADDLEAFAYGRRMAQHPHVNLTVIRFLHECKTHEKNLEDELICEYRANALMMGNNHYKEKIVGDGVETTQAIHAMEGDFDLVIVGRCHEPNSPFIRGLSTEWSECPELGLIGDILASSDSQFSVLVVQQQPDGNMPPGMLSTVTSKNKSFGSKLASEFSDGEDFTPDYSKLEVGE